The segment AACTGGGTCGCAGCCCAGGATGCCATCACCAAGATGAAGGAAATCGCCGCAGCCGAACTGGGTGGTTCGGCGGACGACTACGAGATCGGTGGTGAGCGGGTATTCCTCAGCAGCGATCCGGATCAGGGATTGACTTATGCCGAAGCGGCTCAGCGCGCAATAGCCATGGGCGGAAAATTCAGCGGCATGGAATACCCCGATGACATCAACCCGATCACCCAGCGTGCCGTCCAAGGTCTGCAGGGAACCGGTCTGGTTGGCGTGGCGAAGGACAATATTCCGGGTCAGGGACAGCCGCCGGGAATTCAGGTTGGTTTCTGCGAAATCGAGCTGGATCTGGACACCGGCAAGTACGAAATCCTTGACTACGCGATGGTTGCCGATTGTGGCACCGTCGTGCACCCCAAGAACTTCAACAATGCCATGCGTGGCGGCGCAGTCTGGGGCGTAGGACTTACCAGTCTTGAGCGCCATGTCTACGATCCGCAGAACGGCCTGCCAGCCAACGTCGGTCTTTACCAGAGTAAGCCTCCTACTTACAAGGATGTGAATCTGAACACCAAGATCGCCGCGGTGAACATCCCGGATCCGCAGAATCCAGTGGGTGCTCGCGGTATTGGTGAACCGACTCAGGGCGCCTCAGCAGCCGCCCTGGCGAGCGCCATATCCGACGCGCTCGACGGCCACCTGTTCAACACGGCGCCGACCACCACGGATATGATCATCAATCACTTGGCTGGTAATTCCTACAGCTCCAAGACTCTAAAAACTAATACATTCTGAGGTTCACTATGCCATCACATGATGTAATGCCAAATATGGAGCTCTACCAGCCCGCCCGGGTTGAGGAAGCTCTTGACATAGCTGACCGACTGGCAGAAAGAGGTTGGTTGGTGGGCGGCGGTCAGGATACCTACGGCTGGCTGAAGGACCGCGCCAAATCGGTAGACGCACTGATCGACCTCAGCGGAATCGAGTCGCTGCGAGGCATCCGGGAGACTGCCGACGGCATCGAAATCGGCGCTCTGACGACCCTGACTGAAATCGCCAACAGCGACCTGATCCAGTCAAGGTATTCCCTGCTGTCCGATGCAGCCCGGGTCGTTGCGAGTCCTCAGATTCGCAACATCGGTACCCTTGGCGGCAACCTGTCTCAGGATGTGCGCTGCTGGTACTACCGCAGGGGTCTGTCCTGCTATCGCGCCGGCGGCAACCTGTGTTACGCGGACACCCCTGAAGGCATGAACCGTGAACACTCGCTGTTCGAAGGCAGCCGCTGTGTAGCCGCCAGCGCATCAGACACCGCCCCGGCGGTAGTCGCACTGGATGCGACCATGGTGATCCGCAGCGTCGACGGTGAGCGCACCGTGTCGGCTGAGGAATACTTCGTCGGACCTGCCTTGGACATCGAGAACACCACGGTTCTGCGACCGGGTGAAATTCTCACCGCAGTCAGGATCCCTGCTACCTGGGCCAACGCCACCTTCTACTTCGAGAAAGTGGCTGACCGCAACGTCTGGGATTTTTCCCTGGTGAACGTGGCGGCGGCTTTTCAGGTCAGCGGTGGCACAATCCAGAACAGCCGCATCGTGGCGGGTGCCGTACAGGCTACGCCGCGTCGACTGACCACCGTGGAAAATGCCGTGCGAGGTCAGGCCAAAAGTCTGGCGACCGGCGAATCCGTGGCGGCACTGGCAACCGAGGGGGCCAGAGAACTGGCTCACAACGGCTTCAAGGTGCCCCTGCTGCAGAACCTCGTCAAGCGGGCTATCAGCGCCTGACAAAATCAGGCTCAGCATAAAAAAGGCCGGCTTGTCAGCCGGCCTTTTTTGTTAGACCCAACAGGTCCTGGGTTTAAAACAATCCGCCTGCTAAAAAACCTACCAACATGATTACGACGTAACCTGTCAGTATCTTTAAGGCCACTGGCCCCAGTTTTTCGTGTCGTTCCTGCGTTGCTGCTCCCATGTTCTTGCCTCCTGAGATACCATTTATCACACTGCAAAGAATACGAAAGACAGGGATGAACGTATTGATTCATATCAGAAAATCAGCCACAGGACTTCAGACTTGGATAAAGTAAAAGAGTGCTTCGTCAGGCCTTCCACCAGCCTGAATCTGCTTTCGCACCACGAAATTCAATTGGCAATGGAAACCACGGAAGATGTTTTTCAGACTTTCAGGGACTGCGCGCTGGCGGTCCTCAACACCGGCAATGAAACCGACGATCCGGATCAGATGCTGCAGACATTTGCCGATTTTCAGGTTGAAATCGTACCTGAGTCCCGTGGCATCAAACTGCGGGTACAGAACGCACCCGCGTCGGCCTTTGTCGACGGAAAACTGATCCGCGGTATTGAACAACACCTGTTCTCCGCACTCCGCGATATTGTCTATACCCAGGCCAAAATAGGGAGTCTCGGCGGCTTCGACATCTCTACCGGCGAGGGTATTACCGACACGGTATTCAGAATCTTACGCAACGCCAACGTCGTACAACCTAATCAGCCACCCCAATTGGTAGTGTGCTGGGGCGGTCATGCCATCAGCCGGACTGAGTACGACTATACCAAGGAAGTCGGCTACCAGCTCGGCCTGCGGGGCCTGGATATCGCAACCGGCTGCGGAATCGGCGCCATGAAAGGCCCGATGAAAGGAGCCATGATCGGACATGCCAAGCAGGCTATCGGCACAGGCAGGTATGTGGGGATTACCGAACCGGGCATCATCGCCTCGGAATCCCCCAACCCATCGGTCAACGAACTGGTCATTCTGCCGGATATTGAAAAGCGCCTGGAGGCATTCGTACGGCTCGCCCATACCATAATAGTGTTTCCCGGCGGGGTTGGTACTATCGAGGAGATTCTGTACCTGTTGGGCGTCGTGATGCGAGAAGAAAACCGCTCGATCCCGATACCGGTAATCCTTACCGCACCAACCGGTTACGAAGACTACTTCACAATGGTCGACCGTTTCATCCGCGATACGCTGGGCGAAGCCGCTACGGCTTACTATCAGGTAGTCAACGACAATGCCGCACTGGTCGCACAGCTTACCCGGCGCAATCTGAATCAGGTTATCGCACACAGAAGACGCCGTGACGAGTCCTACGCCTTTAACTGGGAACTGCATATTCCAGAATCCATGCAGTCCCCGTTTCAGGTCACTCATGAGAACATGGCGGGGCTCAGGCTGTTCAGCGATCGGCCCTCAGCCCAACTGGTAGCCGATCTGCGCAGGGCGTTCTCGGGGATAGTGGCGGGCAACGTAAAACCCTACGGCATCAGGCAGGTGGAGCAGCACGGTCCTTACAGACTGCAGGGCGATCAATCCGTCATGCAGGCAATAGATAACCTGCTGGACGAATGCGTCGCCAACAAGCGCATGAAAATAGGCAGTCGGCAATACAGCCCCTGCTATGAACTGGTCAGTGTTGAGCGGTAGAAAGCAGGCTTATACTGAGCTCAGAAAGACTGATCGGCTCAAGTGCCTCTCGACTATTTCGGCGACCGCACTGAACCAGAATTCCTCATTATTCAGATTG is part of the Gammaproteobacteria bacterium genome and harbors:
- a CDS encoding xanthine dehydrogenase family protein subunit M, yielding MPSHDVMPNMELYQPARVEEALDIADRLAERGWLVGGGQDTYGWLKDRAKSVDALIDLSGIESLRGIRETADGIEIGALTTLTEIANSDLIQSRYSLLSDAARVVASPQIRNIGTLGGNLSQDVRCWYYRRGLSCYRAGGNLCYADTPEGMNREHSLFEGSRCVAASASDTAPAVVALDATMVIRSVDGERTVSAEEYFVGPALDIENTTVLRPGEILTAVRIPATWANATFYFEKVADRNVWDFSLVNVAAAFQVSGGTIQNSRIVAGAVQATPRRLTTVENAVRGQAKSLATGESVAALATEGARELAHNGFKVPLLQNLVKRAISA
- the ppnN gene encoding nucleotide 5'-monophosphate nucleosidase PpnN yields the protein MDKVKECFVRPSTSLNLLSHHEIQLAMETTEDVFQTFRDCALAVLNTGNETDDPDQMLQTFADFQVEIVPESRGIKLRVQNAPASAFVDGKLIRGIEQHLFSALRDIVYTQAKIGSLGGFDISTGEGITDTVFRILRNANVVQPNQPPQLVVCWGGHAISRTEYDYTKEVGYQLGLRGLDIATGCGIGAMKGPMKGAMIGHAKQAIGTGRYVGITEPGIIASESPNPSVNELVILPDIEKRLEAFVRLAHTIIVFPGGVGTIEEILYLLGVVMREENRSIPIPVILTAPTGYEDYFTMVDRFIRDTLGEAATAYYQVVNDNAALVAQLTRRNLNQVIAHRRRRDESYAFNWELHIPESMQSPFQVTHENMAGLRLFSDRPSAQLVADLRRAFSGIVAGNVKPYGIRQVEQHGPYRLQGDQSVMQAIDNLLDECVANKRMKIGSRQYSPCYELVSVER